TGTGGATATGAAAGAATTACAAGGAAATCAAGAATCACTAATATCCTGCAttaagattattttaatatttgaaatatactaatattttcttagatTCCAAAGAAACGCGATACTATTCGTAGGAACACGAGTATTACTACAGAATCACTAGCGCTAGTTTATCGATAATACAACGAATATTCGCTAGAAAATGTGCAACTGATTAACGTACTTGCAATTTATCCTTCAACGACGAGCAGAAACGAAAACTTCGTCGTACATTCCACGACCCTTTACGATCGAAGCTTATTCgtctaatatttcataatttaaaaccAAAATTCTCTTATGCAATATTTGTCTCGATATGcgaaattcaacaaaatcGCACCATCTTCCTAGCGATCGAAACGTTTGTTGATTAAGTATCAAAGGAAACGCTTGCTTAAATCGAAAGATCAACAAATTTGGAACAATTCTACGCTTCCTCCTCGATCCTCTCCTCGTTTTCACGTGCGCTTATCTCCTGTACGTAACCTTCGGTGAACTCTTTCACGATATCCGCAATTGGCATCACAGGTAAAGGAGGATGAGGTCCAGGATGAGTTTTCCTATGACAGATCAGACCAGGCTTCTGCGTGAATGCTTTCCCGCAAATGTCGCAGACGAAAGGCCTCTTCCCAGTGTGGATGAGCAAATGTTGACGCAGCTGAGACCTCCtcgcgaatggtttgttgcaGATTAGACAGGAATGTGGCTTACAGCCTGTGTGCACTGCCATGTGCCTTTTAAAAGAATCTTTTTTAGTAAACGTTTTTCCGCATTCGGCGCATACTatcttctcccttttctcgTGCTGCGTTAGCAGATGTTGGTCGAGATTTTCCTGTGTGACCATGCGTCGTTTGCATATATGACACTCGTACTTAGGTTTAAAATGTGCCCATTTCTGGTGTACGTAAAGAGAGCCAGTATTCTGACATAGTTTTCCACACACGGGACAGTTAATCGGTTTTTCTTTATGATGAAACCGTATGTGGTTGGTCAAGTCGCCTTTCACTTTGAACTTCTTTGGGCAAAACTTGCACTGATGCTCGTACCGATCGGTGTGTTTTCTAATAAAGTGCGATTGCAACGAGTGCTTCGATCTGCACACGAAGCCACAGGCAGCACAAGGGAATAACATGTTATTGGGTCGTTTCCTGGACCAAGTTTCATGCTTCCTTTCCAAGTGTGCCGCAAAAAGACTCTTCTTAAGCGTCCTGTAATCGCAAACCGCGCAGATATACGCGCCATCTTCCTGTATGCACACCTTCTTCTTGTGCGTCCATGCCACATGTTTCCTGAACGAAATGGCCGAGCTGAACATCTCCGAGCAGAGTTTGCATTTCAGTGCGCTGGCCGGACTTCTGGAAATTTTCCTACGCGTCTTCGTTGGTGTCACATGATTATTCGGCAACTCCAAGGTCTCTTCCTCCAAGTATTCCACCTGTTCTATCTGATCCGGATCATCCGGATCTACTTGATCTATCTGTTCCAACTGCTCTTGATCGTTATACACGTCTTGCACCTCTTGCTCCTCATGTTCCACTTCTTGATACTCCACCACTTCCTTCGCCTCTTCAATGTCGCCGGATGTTAGCTTCTCTATAGTGACCATACTACCCTGAACTTTCACCTGATAAATATCTCCaatcgttttatcgttctCTTCGTCAATCGTGCCGTTTAGGATTATCGGTTTCacgtcttcttcttccttctgcTCTGCACTTCTGTTTAAAAGATCTTCATCCTCGTATAATTTTTCGTCCGTCGAATCGTACTGTAGTTCATCTTCGTTGTAAAGACATTCGACTTTGACAAGATCCTGTTTTCCATCCTCGTGTCCTATCTCATCCATCTGTTCGGGAATATCCTCGTCAGCCAATGGCGTGTCGTCTTCAGGTACAAACGCGTAGTACGGCTTCCCGTCAAACTCCAGGATCTGCCATTTTTTCATCACGACCGATTCCTTGTCGTAGATAAAGATACCGCGCGAGTTGAGGTGGTCAAGCTCGTACCTGAAACATCATCGATCAGTGGCGTTATTAACGGGCTACCTCGGTCGCTTGTTGGACTGCAAGCTTTAGCTTTTGAAAAGCGTTTTGTTCGTTCATTCTTATTGTTTATGGCAGTGTGTGCCAAATTTCCCGCGGATTAAAAGGTTCGTCACGCGTTTGTTACTCTTAAAACGCTGATAAAAGATTTGGGTTATATCGCTTGTAAAAGAGataataaaacttaaaaaaagaGGTTTTTGCAGTTTGGCTTAGGTACTACTCGGAGATTAGTCGTGAAGTATGTTAGAGAGTGAGATTAGAATAAAGCAGAGCATGAGAGGATTAATCGACAATCGATACGTGTCGTCAGTggggaaattatatttactttatttcggGTACGCGGAGAACGTTGCAGAACACGtaagaaaatacaataaaaattttaagcgttttatatagtaattatagtggatttttatgcacttATGggtaattttatagaaaaaaagtatgtacaataataatatgtaaaatatccgAGATAGAGTatttgttgtaatatttaataggtagaacaaaattctgtttaagttctatttttcttctagttcgtcgaaatataaattaagtgtgcgtaaaaatataaatttgcgtAAAACTCCGCAATCTAGTAATAAGATCCTCTATTAGGAATACGATTCAATTCCATAAAAAGTCGAGATCGCCTTAAAAATTAAAGCTAggcattttttcttttcaatataatCTACGTTAAAAATCGGGCGATGCATACAATTTTCGAGAAACTTCGATAAACAACTTTCAGTAAAGAACATTCGTAAGAAATTATCAAACCGTTGAACAGTGGTAAATCTATTAAATCTTATTCGCTGACAAAACAAAATCAGTCTTCGAaacatttctttgaaataagTGCAATTctcgataaaagaagaagaaaaggaaaactaTAAAGTCTTGGTTAAATCTAAAACACAGCTTTCGGATAACAGATTTCTTCGCTTCTTCACCAACTTCTTCAAGATGTGAATCTTCGACGTAATTCCCGGTGAAATAAAGAAGCCCATAAAATCTTCGTTAAATCTAACACACagttttcttcatttcttcatGAAGTCTTTCAGGATGTGATCGATATGCATGACAGGAAGAGGAGGCAATGACCCAGAATGAATCTTCCTATGACATATAAGACCAGCCTTCTGAGCAAACGATTTTCCACACACGTCGCAGACATAAATCCTTTCTCCTGTGTGTAACAGTAAATGTTGACTCAAACTGCTATGAGTAGTAAACGCTCTGGCACAAACAGAACAGCTATACGGTTTATCTCCAGTGTGTATCCTCATGTGTTTCCTGAAATCGTGATTTTCAAAGAATGTTTTCCCACATTCTTCGCAGACAgacttctctttcttttcgtgcTGAGTCAACACGTGCTGATCTAGGTTCTCTTTGGTTACCAATCTCTTGTGACACACCGGGCACTCGTATTTCGCTTTATAGTGAGCGTGTTTCTGATGAGTATACAGACTGTGACTATTTTTACAAGTTTTGCCACAAACGTCGCATATCACAGGAGGTTCTTTGTGATTCAGTCTCATGTGAGTCGTCAAATCACCTTTGATCTTGAACTCCTTGCCGCATTGCTCACAGGAGAACTCATAAAGCTGTGTGTGTTTTCGTACAAAGTGAGATCTCAAAGTTTCCTTTCGAGAACAGATAAGACCACAAATAATGCAGGCGAATTTCCTGTTACTAGTTGATCTATTCTCGCCTGAATCTTCGTGATTCTGTACCAAGTGAGCAATCATTGTGGATCTTTTGTTGCAGCGGAAGTCGCAAATTGTGCATGATAAAGCTTCCTGTTTTTGAGATACTAGTTCCATGAAAGAATCGTCTTTTGAGGATACgtccttcttctttcgattttcGTGAGTAAGTTTGTGCCTTTTTAATAAGtacttctttttaaattgcttttgACAGATATCACAGGCTGGTAAGATTTTATAGTCGTCCTCTTGAGATGAGTTTGTTTCTTGTTCGGTTCCTCCGGCAGGTGTAGGTAATTTTGAAACGTAGATGGAATTTGATTGGGATAGTCCGTCCCTAAAACAGGAAAATGGCTAAAGTTTATTAGAGTTCTACAAGGATGGTACTTACTGACGATGATTACTTACAGTCGAAGTTAATAGTCACGACGAGTTTGATgtgaaaatagtaaaattagcAGTAGTATTTATTCTATTGTTTGGGGACAACAATAACGATGATTCATGTTTTTATTCGATGTGGCAGGAAAATGGTACAAATAGTTGATTATAAATGGCTGACAATAATTCGTGAGATATAATTACACTTTccaatttcattgtaattctTGAAACGTCATTTAggatttataaaacattaaacacgaagaatataaattgcgATTCAACCAACAAATGGGAAGAtgtctaataaattttcattgatataaaataattgaattcatTATTGAACGTTATATTCATTGTGagatattcaatttttgtatcaaTAGAACGAAGGAtgctagaaaaatttcaagaaaattatagTTTGAACGCATGTTGAACAGATGTTTCAAAGATATTATGCaatgtatttttaactatATTATTGATGGTGTAATCAAGTGGCAAAAATCCATAATAGAGGCAATCGTTTCTCTTTATGGCACTTCAAGGATGCACAATTATTGATTAATTGTTAGAGATGAACTTGCCGCTTCCCGAAATAGTTGTACTGAATTTCCTGAAACATAAAATCGTAAGtacgattaaatttaaaattagctCATTGGTCAAAGCATCGTGTACCTTGAAACTTATTTATATAGTTACCtataactattttataaactttaattaaatcaacgttaaattgtttaacatttgtaatacattttatacaatactTATCTgcaatttaattcatttcacCTGAGGTAAAATGGCATGTCAATCGTTTCACATTTTCCAAAACTTCAACAACGTAAATCAACGTTCATTTACATTTGCATACAATAGAAATCGCGCACTGTTCACTGCGTAaaagataatttcatttaaagaaaaaaaaatacaatctattttctatttaagtaaatcaaacaaaataaaaattagttatcgatatatatcgtaataattatattacaaaaataagtaTTTGATCGCATTGCAAATtatgtcattttattttaggtaataataaacaattatggAGAATTTTGGATAgtcaagaaaaatatatatctttcacGAGATTGTGCTTAAGATAAATTCTTATCTCATCTTGTATACAGTATATTTCACAATGGATCTTCCTATTTATTTCTCCAAATGATGCGTTTCTACGATACTCACATAATCTGATAGAAACGAATcgtacaaaattatacattttttttacggATGGAGTATGTACACGAAAATGAACGAAAGCATgggaaaataaatgtttgaaaatattaaaatacaaacatCGACGTTCACGTTCGGAATATAATAACAtcataatcataaaaattagataattgAGGTTACGTGAAATTAAGTGAAAAATTAACCGGATATTAAGAATTTAAGATTTCCCCTTCGTAATTTTCCATctcgattaataaaaatgtaatacaattaatGACACAGCGTGTTAATAACGAATTGAGGAAGAtcgattttcgttttatactaattttacaattcattCAACAAATTGagcttaattaaattaactaatataaaattttctagtGTGATGAACACgagaatcttttttttaatccaGATATGTATATCATTCTTCCAGAAGGATGATCATAAGGAAAGTTTATTTCTGACAACAGGTATTCATACTGCTTCACATCCTTCTGCAAGAAAGTCATTTCTCCAGTCCACTTGACTCTGCCACAACCGTCGAATTTTTAATGCCTCAATCTGATCTCCATTTCAATTGAATTCCGAGTTTCCATTTCAATCGGATTTGAATGTTAGGAATATTAGGAAAATGGGAAAAACTCTAACACGAAGTTGAAATTAGAAATCATAAATCACtcactaatattattaattggtaAACCATTAAGTAAGGGAGCTTGATATCTGCAATTCATGGAAATACAAATTGTAGCTTTAGAAATTACTCAGTCACTGAGAGCAATGTTAGACTTTGAACGAGAAACGAATTAGATTATTCCAAAGAAATATGAAGTATGtagtgaatttaaaaatagctgTATTAAGAAAATCAACTTCCATGTTCTATAATATCAGTTCATCATTAAATGTACACGATACAGCGTCTATTCTCACGATAAAATCATTCTTTCTTCATAAAGTCGCTAAGGATATGTTCTATATGCACCACTGGTAATGGAGGATGCACTCCAGGATGTGATTTTCGGTGACAAATCAGGCCAGGCTTCTGCGTGAACGTTTTACCGCAAATATCACAGATATATGGTCGTTTGCCCGTATGAATAAGCAAGTGTTGCCTGTAAGCTGTACGACGCGCAAAAGCTTTACCACATACGTGGCAATCGTAAGGTCTGTCCCCAGTATGCGTCATCATGTGTTGTTTTAATCGATGATTCTCTGTGAACGATTTTCCACATTCTTCACACACGAAACTCTCCCGTCTCTCATGTTGCAGCAAAATGTGTTGATCGAGATTCTCCTGAGTGACCATACGTCTTTTGCAAATTTCACACTCATACTTTGGTTTGAAATGTGCCCACTTCTGGTGCACATATAGAGAATTACTATTCGAGCACGTTTTCCCACACACGTCGCAAACTATGGGTCCTTCTTTGTGTTTAAAACGCACGTGTAACCTCATGTCACCTTTGACCTTGAACTTTTTTCCACAATATTCGCAATCGTATTTATATTCTGACGCGTGCTTACGTTCTAAATGCTCCTTTAATCTACGTCTATTCTGGCATTTAAATTCGCATACGTCGCAAGAGTACTCTTCAGGTTCTGTGGAGTACCTATAGCTATTTCGTCTTCTACCTATACGTTTGGCCGAGTGTTTTCTACTAATGTGAGAATGAAGAGTAGATTTGTTTGTGCTTTCGTAGTTGCAGAAGTTGCAGGCATACGTCAGACTTTCGACATCCTTCGCTTCTTCCTCCTCAGTTTTGTGCTCTAAGGCGACATGCATCTTGAAGGCGACCAGACTGCGACATATTTTGAAACAGACTTTGCACTTGTAGCGCTGGGCTTGTTCGTGAACAGCGTTTCTGTGTCGTTTTAGCATCTGCATCACCGGAAAACAGATGTTACACTCTTCGCAAGCATAAACATTGGTGTCGTCATAGTGATCTTCGTTCGTCGATGAAACATCATCcatatcttccttttttattttaatagggGATAGATTATCGCTTGCCTCGTCATCAGCTggaatcataaaaatttcttccgcGTCATCATTGTTCTTTAAGGTATCGTCTGTCGGTCTTGCGACTGTTTTTTCACATTCTGAGAGTTTTGATGGATTTGCTGGAAGGAAGGCATAGTACAGGCAACCCTCAACGTCAACTACTTGCCACGCTTGCATCGGAATCGATTCCTTGCCGTATATAAAACGTCCATCCCCATTCAGAATCCTGAAAATTACAGAACAGTCAGTTAGGTACTTGACAAACGAATTATTTTGTCGACAACTCGGAAATATTCGCCTgctttttacattattacaaGCGAAACTTCAACACATGAGAATATGTGAGAATTTTTGTCATTGTGGTTAAATAACTGGAAATTATACTTGTCCACATGAATCTAAAATAAAGTTCTCACAGatgaaggaagaagaaacatgCCAGACTTACAATTGCAGACAAATTGCCCAATTGCTgtgtaattatcgtaattataggAAATTAGTCAAGCGAAAATAGAAGAACTTCATTGGTCGGTTAATAAACATTTCGCTGTAATGGAACTGTAATGAAGATTAATGAATATCATTGTTGAATATAACACTA
This genomic window from Bombus pyrosoma isolate SC7728 linkage group LG4, ASM1482585v1, whole genome shotgun sequence contains:
- the LOC122566518 gene encoding zinc finger protein 470-like: MKKWQILEFDGKPYYAFVPEDDTPLADEDIPEQMDEIGHEDGKQDLVKVECLYNEDELQYDSTDEKLYEDEDLLNRSAEQKEEEDVKPIILNGTIDEENDKTIGDIYQVKVQGSMVTIEKLTSGDIEEAKEVVEYQEVEHEEQEVQDVYNDQEQLEQIDQVDPDDPDQIEQVEYLEEETLELPNNHVTPTKTRRKISRSPASALKCKLCSEMFSSAISFRKHVAWTHKKKVCIQEDGAYICAVCDYRTLKKSLFAAHLERKHETWSRKRPNNMLFPCAACGFVCRSKHSLQSHFIRKHTDRYEHQCKFCPKKFKVKGDLTNHIRFHHKEKPINCPVCGKLCQNTGSLYVHQKWAHFKPKYECHICKRRMVTQENLDQHLLTQHEKREKIVCAECGKTFTKKDSFKRHMAVHTGCKPHSCLICNKPFARRSQLRQHLLIHTGKRPFVCDICGKAFTQKPGLICHRKTHPGPHPPLPVMPIADIVKEFTEGYVQEISARENEERIEEEA
- the LOC122566633 gene encoding zinc finger protein 525-like, with product MTFLQKDVKQDGLSQSNSIYVSKLPTPAGGTEQETNSSQEDDYKILPACDICQKQFKKKYLLKRHKLTHENRKKKDVSSKDDSFMELVSQKQEALSCTICDFRCNKRSTMIAHLVQNHEDSGENRSTSNRKFACIICGLICSRKETLRSHFVRKHTQLYEFSCEQCGKEFKIKGDLTTHMRLNHKEPPVICDVCGKTCKNSHSLYTHQKHAHYKAKYECPVCHKRLVTKENLDQHVLTQHEKKEKSVCEECGKTFFENHDFRKHMRIHTGDKPYSCSVCARAFTTHSSLSQHLLLHTGERIYVCDVCGKSFAQKAGLICHRKIHSGSLPPLPVMHIDHILKDFMKK
- the LOC122566520 gene encoding zinc finger protein 62-like isoform X1, whose amino-acid sequence is MILNGDGRFIYGKESIPMQAWQVVDVEGCLYYAFLPANPSKLSECEKTVARPTDDTLKNNDDAEEIFMIPADDEASDNLSPIKIKKEDMDDVSSTNEDHYDDTNVYACEECNICFPVMQMLKRHRNAVHEQAQRYKCKVCFKICRSLVAFKMHVALEHKTEEEEAKDVESLTYACNFCNYESTNKSTLHSHISRKHSAKRIGRRRNSYRYSTEPEEYSCDVCEFKCQNRRRLKEHLERKHASEYKYDCEYCGKKFKVKGDMRLHVRFKHKEGPIVCDVCGKTCSNSNSLYVHQKWAHFKPKYECEICKRRMVTQENLDQHILLQHERRESFVCEECGKSFTENHRLKQHMMTHTGDRPYDCHVCGKAFARRTAYRQHLLIHTGKRPYICDICGKTFTQKPGLICHRKSHPGVHPPLPVVHIEHILSDFMKKE
- the LOC122566520 gene encoding zinc finger protein 62-like isoform X2, producing the protein MQAWQVVDVEGCLYYAFLPANPSKLSECEKTVARPTDDTLKNNDDAEEIFMIPADDEASDNLSPIKIKKEDMDDVSSTNEDHYDDTNVYACEECNICFPVMQMLKRHRNAVHEQAQRYKCKVCFKICRSLVAFKMHVALEHKTEEEEAKDVESLTYACNFCNYESTNKSTLHSHISRKHSAKRIGRRRNSYRYSTEPEEYSCDVCEFKCQNRRRLKEHLERKHASEYKYDCEYCGKKFKVKGDMRLHVRFKHKEGPIVCDVCGKTCSNSNSLYVHQKWAHFKPKYECEICKRRMVTQENLDQHILLQHERRESFVCEECGKSFTENHRLKQHMMTHTGDRPYDCHVCGKAFARRTAYRQHLLIHTGKRPYICDICGKTFTQKPGLICHRKSHPGVHPPLPVVHIEHILSDFMKKE